Proteins co-encoded in one Candidatus Limnocylindrales bacterium genomic window:
- a CDS encoding enoyl-CoA hydratase, which yields MNYQQIAYEVSGGIATCTLSRPDQLNAWTPRMQIELRDALYAAAADDDVRAIIITGAGRGFCAGADMKLLGSFSGAGRMTADADLPQVENEPPPGPIRPDFQTEYSYLLSIPKPIIAAINGPAAGVGFVLALFCDIRMASASARMGAIFARRGLVAEYGVSWILPRLVGLANASDILFSGRLVDADEALRMGLVSRVIRNETFLGEVRDYANSLVSASSPRSIRIMKRQIYEDQLSTLEHSVGVAIKEMHESLRSEDFREGVAHFLEKRSPKFTGR from the coding sequence GTGAACTACCAGCAGATCGCCTACGAAGTCTCGGGCGGCATCGCCACGTGCACTCTGAGCAGGCCCGACCAACTCAACGCCTGGACGCCGCGCATGCAGATCGAGCTGCGCGACGCGCTCTACGCCGCGGCTGCCGATGACGACGTCCGCGCCATCATCATCACCGGCGCCGGCCGCGGCTTTTGCGCCGGCGCCGACATGAAGCTCCTTGGCAGCTTCAGCGGCGCCGGGCGCATGACCGCCGACGCCGACCTGCCGCAGGTCGAGAACGAGCCGCCGCCGGGCCCCATCCGTCCCGACTTCCAGACCGAATACAGCTACCTGCTGTCGATCCCCAAGCCGATCATCGCGGCCATCAACGGCCCGGCCGCCGGCGTCGGCTTCGTGCTCGCGCTGTTCTGCGACATCCGCATGGCGTCGGCCTCCGCACGCATGGGCGCCATCTTCGCGCGGCGCGGCCTGGTGGCCGAGTACGGCGTCAGCTGGATCCTTCCGCGGCTGGTGGGGCTGGCCAATGCCAGCGACATCCTCTTCTCCGGCCGCCTCGTGGATGCCGACGAAGCGCTGCGCATGGGGCTCGTCAGCAGGGTAATCCGAAACGAGACATTTCTCGGCGAAGTGCGTGATTACGCGAACTCTCTCGTCAGTGCGTCGTCACCGCGCTCGATTCGGATCATGAAGCGCCAGATCTACGAGGACCAGCTCTCCACGCTCGAGCATTCGGTGGGCGTGGCCATCAAGGAGATGCACGAGAGCCTGCGCTCGGAGGATTTCCGCGAAGGCGTCGCGCACTTCCTGGAGAAGCGTTCGCCGAAGTTCACCGGGCGGTAG